Proteins found in one Paralichthys olivaceus isolate ysfri-2021 chromosome 19, ASM2471397v2, whole genome shotgun sequence genomic segment:
- the thbs1b gene encoding thrombospondin-1 encodes MKLTGIFLLLMVWSCEAARVAESRDDNSVHDLFDLIQVPKKNHGVTLVKGDDPYSPAYKILNPDLIPPVPESAFRDLIDSIHAERGFLLLLNFKQFKRTRGSLLTVEKKDGSGPVFEIVSNGKANTLDIVFSTENKQQVVSIEDVDLATGHWRNITLFVQEDRAVLYAGCDEVNTAELEAPIQSILTHETPASAQLRIGKGAVKDRFMGVLQNVRFVFGTTLDAILRNKGCQNSITSDTMILENLNGSSAIRTEYTGHKTKDLQMVCGFSCEDLVGMFKELKSLGVVVKELSNELRQLTDENKLIKSHIDIHSGVCIHNGIVHKNKDEWTVDDCTECTCQNSATVCRKISCPLISCANATIPDGECCPRCGTPSDYAEDGWSPWSEWTHCSVSCGRGIQQRGRSCDRINNNCEGTSVQTRDCYLQECDKRFKQDGGWSHWSPWSSCSVTCGSGVITHIRLCNSPNPQLGGKDCVGEGRQTEKCQMDPCPINGNWGPWSPWDTCSLTCGGGVQTRKRLCNDPAPKYGGKECVGEAKVTQICNKKACPIDGCLSNPCFAGAKCTSFPDGSWKCGKCPAGYSGNGIKCKDVDECQEVPDACFEFNGVHRCENTEPGYNCLPCPPRYSGPQPFGRGVEHAAAHKQVCTPRNPCLDGSHDCNKNARCNYLGHFADPMYRCECRPGYAGNGHICGEDTDLDGWPNADLVCVENATYHCKKDNCPNLPNSGQEDYDKDGIGDACDNDDDNDGIPDDRDNCPFIFNPRQYDYDRDDVGDRCDNCPYDSNPDQTDTDNNGEGDACAVDIDGDGILNEKDNCPYVYNVDQRDTDLDGVGDMCDNCPLEHNPDQVDSDDDRVGDKCDSNQDIDEDGHQNNLDNCPYIPNANQADHDKDGKGDACDHDDDNDGIPDDKDNCRLAFNPDQLDTDGDGRGDACKDDFDQDNVPDIYDVCPENFGISETDFRQFQMVPLDPKGTSQIDPNWVVRHQGKELVQTVNCDPGIAVGYHEFNAVDFSGTFFINTERDDDYAGFVFGYQSSSRFYVVMWKQITQTYWSNKPTKAQGYSGLSIKVVNSTTGPGEHLRNALWHTGNTPGQVRTLWHDPKNVGWKDFTAYRWHLIHRPRTGHIRVVMYEGKKIMADTGSIYDKTYAGGRLGLFVFSQEMVYFSDLKYECRDA; translated from the exons ATGAAGCTCACGGGgatatttttgttgttgatggTTTGGAGCTGCGAGGCTGCGAGAGTCGCAG AGAGCAGAGACGACAATAGCGTGCACGACTTGTTTGATCTCATCCAAGTCCCCAAGAAGAACCACGGGGTCACCCTGGTGAAAGGAGACGACCCGTACAGCCCCGCCTACAAGATCCTCAACCCGGACCTGATCCCCCCGGTCCCCGAGAGCGCCTTTAGGGACCTCATCGACTCCATCCACGCCGAGAGAGgattcctcctgctgctcaacTTCAAGCAGTTCAAGCGGACCCGGGGGAGCCTCCTGACCGTGGAGAAGAAGGACGGCTCCGGACCCGTGTTTGAGATCGTCTCCAACGGCAAGGCGAACACCTTGGACATAGTTTTCTCCACCGAGAACAAGCAGCAGGTGGTGTCCATCGAGGATGTGGATCTGGCCACGGGTCACTGGAGGAACATCACCCTGTTCGTGCAGGAGGACCGGGCGGTGCTGTACGCGGGATGCGACGAGGTGAACACCGCGGAGCTGGAAGCGCCCATCCAGAGCATCCTGACGCACGAGACTCCGGCCAGCGCGCAGCTCCGGATTGGGAAGGGAGCGGTGAAGGACAGGTTCATG GGGGTCCTACAAAATGTGCGCTTTGTGTTTGGAACAACTCTCGATGCCATCCTCCGCAACAAAGGATGCCAAAACT CCATAACATCTGACACCATGATCCTGGAGAACCTGAATGGTTCCTCAGCCATAAGAACAGAGTACACTGGACATAAGACCAAAG ACCTGCAGATGGTCTGTGGCTTCTCCTGTGAGGACTTGGTCGGCATGTTTAAGGAGCTGAAGAGCCTCGGTGTGGTGGTGAAGGAGCTTTCCAATGAGCTCCGACAGCTG AcggatgaaaacaaactgataaaATCCCACATCGACATTCACAGTGGCGTCTGCATCCACAACGGCATCGTGCACAAGAACAAAGACGAGTGGACCGTCGACGACTGCACCGAGTGCACTTGTCAG AACTCTGCTACTGTGTGCCGCAAGATCTCCTGCCCCCTGATCTCCTGTGCCAACGCTACTATTCCTGATGGAGAGTGCTGCCCCCGCTGTGGAACAC CGAGTGACTATGCAGAGGACGGCTGGTCGCCGTGGTCTGAATGGACCCATTGTTCCGTGTCATGTGGGCGGGGCATCCAGCAGCGTGGGCGCTCCTGCGACCGTATCAATAACAACTGTGAGGGCACCTCAGTGCAGACCCGTGACTGCTACCTCCAGGAGTGTGACAAACGCT TCAAGCAGGACGGTGGTTGGAGCCACTGGTCACCCTGGTCTTCCTGCTCCGTCACCTGTGGTTCTGGTGTAATCACCCACATCCGCCTCTGCAACTCCCCCAACCCTCAACTTGGCGGCAAGGACTGCGTGGGAGAGGGCCgacaaacagagaaatgtcAGATGGATCCGTGCCCCA TCAATGGCAACTGGGGGCCGTGGTCACCATGGGACACATGCAGTCTTACCTGTGGAGGTGGTGTCCAGACTCGTAAACGCCTGTGCAATGACCCTGCACCAAAGTACGGTGGCAAAGAGTGTGTTGGTGAAGCCAAAGTCACCCAGATATGCAACAAGAAAGCCTGCCCCATCG ATGGGTGTCTGTCCAATCCCTGCTTTGCTGGAGCAAAATGCACCAGTTTCCCTGATGGTTCTTGGAAATGTGGCAAGTGTCCAGCTGGTTACAGCGGCAACGGTATCAAGTGCAAAGATGTCGATGAG TGCCAAGAGGTGCCAGACGCTTGCTTTGAGTTTAATGGTGTCCATCGCTGTGAGAATACAGAACCAGGCTACAACTGTCTGCCCTGCCCTCCTCGCTACTCAGGACCCCAGCCCTTTGGCAGAGGTGTGGAGCATGCTGCAGCTCACAAACAG GTGTGCACACCCCGTAATCCCTGCCTCGATGGAAGCCATGACTGTAATAAAAACGCCCGCTGCAACTACCTTGGACACTTCGCCGATCCCATGTACCGCTGCGAGTGTAGGCCCGGTTATGCTGGCAATGGCCATATCTGTGGAGAGGACACGGACCTCGATGGGTGGCCCAACGCTGACTTGGTTTGTGTGGAGAATGCCACCTACCACTGCAAAAAG GACAACTGCCCCAACCTCCCCAACTCTGGGCAGGAAGATTACGATAAGGACGGCATTGGAGATGCTTGTGAcaatgatgatgacaatgatggCATTCCTGACGATAGG gacaactGTCCATTCATCTTCAACCCCAGGCAGTACGATTATGATCGTGATGATGTGGGTGACCGCTGTGATAACTGCCCCTATGACAGTAATCCAgaccagacagacacagacaacaaTGGAGAGGGAGATGCCTGTGCTGTGGACATCGATGGAGATG GTATATTAAATGAGAAGGACAACTGTCCCTATGTGTACAACGTCGACCAAAGAGACACAGATCTGGACGGAGTTGGAGACATGTGTGATAACTGCCCGCTGGAACATAATCCTGATCAG GTGGATTCAGACGATGACCGTGTGGGAGACAAGTGTGACAGCAACCAGGACATTGATGAGGACGGACATCAGAACAATCTAGACAACTGCCCGTACATCCCCAATGCCAATCAGGCTGACCATGACAAAGACGGCAAGGGAGACGCCTGTGACCACGATGACGACAATGATGGCATCCCTGATGATAAGGACAACTGCAGACTGGCCTTCAACCCTGACCAACTGGACACTGATG GTGATGGCCGTGGTGATGCTTGCAAAGATGACTTCGACCAAGACAACGTGCCTGACATCTATGACGTGTGTCCCGAAAACTTTGGCATCAGCGAGACAGACTTCCGCCAGTTCCAGATGGTTCCTTTGGATCCCAAAGGCACCTCCCAGATTGATCCTAATTGGGTTGTGCGCCATCAGGGCAAAGAGCTCGTCCAGACCGTCAACTGCGACCCTGGCATTGCTGTTG GGTACCATGAGTTTAATGCAGTGGACTTCAGTGGGACCTTcttcatcaacacagagagggatGATGATTATGCCGGCTTTGTGTTTGGCTACCAGTCCAGTTCCAGGTTTTATGTGGTGATGTGGAAGCAGATTACGCAGACCTACTGGTCAAATAAACCCACCAAGGCCCAGGGGTACTCCGGCCTGTCCATTAAAGTGGTTAATTCCACTACTGGTCCTGGAGAGCACCTCAGAAACGCCCTCTGGCACACCGGGAATACCCCTGGACAG GTCCGCACCCTATGGCATGACCCAAAGAATGTTGGATGGAAAGACTTCACTGCTTACAGATGGCATCTGATCCACAGACCAAGAACAGGACATATTAG AGTTGTGATGTACGAGGGCAAGAAGATCATGGCAGATACTGGTAGCATCTATGACAAGACATACGCAGGTGGCAGGCTAGGTCTTtttgtcttctcacaagagatGGTATACTTTTCAGACCTCAAGTATGAATGCAGAG ATGCATAA